The following are from one region of the Haliaeetus albicilla chromosome 24, bHalAlb1.1, whole genome shotgun sequence genome:
- the TAMM41 gene encoding phosphatidate cytidylyltransferase, mitochondrial isoform X3 gives MALPVLSSSGVKFRRVLAHFPQELSLAFAYGSGVFRQAGASAGHGENNMLDFVFAVDDSVTWHMMNLLKNRSHYSFLKLFGPKQISSIQSYGAGIYYNTLVPCNGRMIKYGVISTDTLIDDLLHWKTLYVAGRLQKPVKILTQNENSKLQAALVSNLKSAVTAAFLMLPESFSEEDLYMQIAGLSYSGDFRMVIGEDRSKVQNIVKPNVPHFQKLYSNILQDCPQVVYKHHLGRIQIDKSPEGQFTQLMALPRTLQQKITSLVDPPGKNRDVEEILLQVAHDPDCGFVVHQGAKKSVTYSMKKLYKMTKGWLRKTS, from the exons ATGGCGCTGCCGGTGCTGTCGAGCTCGGGGGTGAAGTTCCGGCGGGTCCTGGCGCACTTCCCTCAGGAGCTCAGCCTGGCCTTCGCCTACGGGTCCGGAGTTTTCCGGCAGGCGGGGGCCTCGGCCGGGCACGGCGAG AACAATATGCTGGACTTTGTGTTTGCTGTTGATGACTCTGTGACCTGGCATATGATGAACTTGTTAAAGAACAGGAGTCATTATTCCTTCCTAAAACTTTTTGGGCCAAAACAGATAAGTAGTATACAGAGCTATGGAGCAGGGATTTACTACAATACTTTAGTGCCATGTAATGGTAGG atGATAAAATATGGTGTAATTAGCACTGATACCCTGATTGATGATTTACTTCACTGGAAAACCCTGTATGTCGCTGGACGCCTCCAAAAACCG GTGAAAATACTGACACAGAATGAGAATAGCAAGCTGCAAGCTGCTCTTGTTAGCAATCTGAAGAGTGCAGTCACAGCAGCCTTTCTCATGTTACCAGAAAGTTTCTCTGAAGAAGACCTCTATATGCAGATTGCAGGACTCTCCTATTCTG GTGATTTCAGAATGGTAATAGGAGAAGACAGATCGAAAGTGCAGAACATAGTGAAACCTAATGTTCCCCATTTTCAGAAGCTGTACAGTAACATATTACAGGACTGCCCTCAAGTGGTATATAAGCACCATCTGGGAAGG ATTCAGATTGATAAAAGTCCAGAAGGTCAATTTACGCAACTAATGGCTTTGCCAAGGACTCTGCAGCAAAAGATAACTTCTCTGGTAGACCCtcctggaaaaaacagagacgTGGAAGAAATTTTACTGCAGGTTGCCCATGACCCTGACTGTGGATTTGTGGTGCATCAAG GGGCAAAGAAATCTGTAACTTACAGTATGAAGAAATTATATAAAATGACAAAGGGATGGTTAAGGAAGACATCTTGA
- the TAMM41 gene encoding phosphatidate cytidylyltransferase, mitochondrial isoform X2: MALPVLSSSGVKFRRVLAHFPQELSLAFAYGSGVFRQAGASAGHGENNMLDFVFAVDDSVTWHMMNLLKNRSHYSFLKLFGPKQISSIQSYGAGIYYNTLVPCNGRMIKYGVISTDTLIDDLLHWKTLYVAGRLQKPVKILTQNENSKLQAALVSNLKSAVTAAFLMLPESFSEEDLYMQIAGLSYSGDFRMVIGEDRSKVQNIVKPNVPHFQKLYSNILQDCPQVVYKHHLGRIQIDKSPEGQFTQLMALPRTLQQKITSLVDPPGKNRDVEEILLQVAHDPDCGFVVHQGISGIVRSSSIVQSAKTILTAGAKKSVTYSMKKLYKMTKGWLRKTS; the protein is encoded by the exons ATGGCGCTGCCGGTGCTGTCGAGCTCGGGGGTGAAGTTCCGGCGGGTCCTGGCGCACTTCCCTCAGGAGCTCAGCCTGGCCTTCGCCTACGGGTCCGGAGTTTTCCGGCAGGCGGGGGCCTCGGCCGGGCACGGCGAG AACAATATGCTGGACTTTGTGTTTGCTGTTGATGACTCTGTGACCTGGCATATGATGAACTTGTTAAAGAACAGGAGTCATTATTCCTTCCTAAAACTTTTTGGGCCAAAACAGATAAGTAGTATACAGAGCTATGGAGCAGGGATTTACTACAATACTTTAGTGCCATGTAATGGTAGG atGATAAAATATGGTGTAATTAGCACTGATACCCTGATTGATGATTTACTTCACTGGAAAACCCTGTATGTCGCTGGACGCCTCCAAAAACCG GTGAAAATACTGACACAGAATGAGAATAGCAAGCTGCAAGCTGCTCTTGTTAGCAATCTGAAGAGTGCAGTCACAGCAGCCTTTCTCATGTTACCAGAAAGTTTCTCTGAAGAAGACCTCTATATGCAGATTGCAGGACTCTCCTATTCTG GTGATTTCAGAATGGTAATAGGAGAAGACAGATCGAAAGTGCAGAACATAGTGAAACCTAATGTTCCCCATTTTCAGAAGCTGTACAGTAACATATTACAGGACTGCCCTCAAGTGGTATATAAGCACCATCTGGGAAGG ATTCAGATTGATAAAAGTCCAGAAGGTCAATTTACGCAACTAATGGCTTTGCCAAGGACTCTGCAGCAAAAGATAACTTCTCTGGTAGACCCtcctggaaaaaacagagacgTGGAAGAAATTTTACTGCAGGTTGCCCATGACCCTGACTGTGGATTTGTGGTGCATCAAG GCATTTCAGGAATTGTGAGATCTTCCAGTATAGTGCAGAGTGCTAAAACCATACTAACAGCTG GGGCAAAGAAATCTGTAACTTACAGTATGAAGAAATTATATAAAATGACAAAGGGATGGTTAAGGAAGACATCTTGA